A window from Betta splendens chromosome 1, fBetSpl5.4, whole genome shotgun sequence encodes these proteins:
- the cabp4 gene encoding calcium-binding protein 4 isoform X1, which translates to MSVKSAKGGPESKASPAASMSPRGGKGATAGRSPAVGRFKNKALQLSLSKKFCTRSPSAQQKGAGEERARRRGKRSLSNSSAVAAAYVSYLNKLFGQERELMPEELDELQEAFKEFDYDADGFIHYKDIADCMRTMGYMPTEMELIEIIQQIKTKWGGHVDFDDFCQLMGPRMLAETAHMVGLKELRCAFKQFDCDGDGKITLDELKEGMKTLLGEKLKKGELEEILGDIDLNKDGNIDFDGKMLGITLHIKTSRTLQ; encoded by the exons ATGTCAGTGAAAAGTGCAAAGGGAGGACCAGAAAGCAAAGCATCCCCTGCTGCCAg CATGTCTCCACGAGGGGGAAAGGGAGCAACAGCTGGCAGATCGCCTGCTGTTGGGAGATTCAAAAACAAGGCCCTTCAGCTCAGCCTCTCCAAGAAATTCTG CACACGGTCCCCGTCGGCCCAGCAGAAGGGCGCCGGCGAGGAGAGGGCGCGGCGGCGCGGCAAACGGAGCCTCAGCAACAGCTCGGCGGTGGCCGCCGCCTACGTCTCCTACCTCAACAAACTGTTTGGCCAG GAGAGAGAGCTGATGCCAGAGGAGTTAGATG AGCTACAGGAGGCCTTTAAGGAATTTGACTACGATGCAGATGGATTCATCCATTACAAAGACATCGCAGACTGCATGAGGACCATGGGCTATATGCCCACAGAGATGGAGCTGATTGAGATCATTCAGCAGatcaaaacaaaat gggGTGGTCACGTAGACTTTGATGATTTCTGCCAGCTAATGGGGCCACGGATGCTGGCTGAGACGGCTCACATGGTCGGGCTCAAGGAGCTGCGCTGTGCCTTCAAACAG TTTGACTGCGATGGTGATGGAAAGATCACGCTGGATGAGCTGAAGGAGGGCATGAAGACCCTGCTGGGGGAGAAGCTGAAGAAAGGCGAACTGGAGGAAATCCTTGGGGACATTGACCTCAACAAAGATGGCAACATTGACTTTGATGGTAAGATGTTGGGAATTACATTACATATAAAAACTTCCAGGACACTACAGTAG
- the cabp4 gene encoding calcium-binding protein 4 isoform X2, whose protein sequence is MSVKSAKGGPESKASPAASMSPRGGKGATAGRSPAVGRFKNKALQLSLSKKFCTRSPSAQQKGAGEERARRRGKRSLSNSSAVAAAYVSYLNKLFGQERELMPEELDELQEAFKEFDYDADGFIHYKDIADCMRTMGYMPTEMELIEIIQQIKTKWGGHVDFDDFCQLMGPRMLAETAHMVGLKELRCAFKQFDCDGDGKITLDELKEGMKTLLGEKLKKGELEEILGDIDLNKDGNIDFDEFVMMLSAR, encoded by the exons ATGTCAGTGAAAAGTGCAAAGGGAGGACCAGAAAGCAAAGCATCCCCTGCTGCCAg CATGTCTCCACGAGGGGGAAAGGGAGCAACAGCTGGCAGATCGCCTGCTGTTGGGAGATTCAAAAACAAGGCCCTTCAGCTCAGCCTCTCCAAGAAATTCTG CACACGGTCCCCGTCGGCCCAGCAGAAGGGCGCCGGCGAGGAGAGGGCGCGGCGGCGCGGCAAACGGAGCCTCAGCAACAGCTCGGCGGTGGCCGCCGCCTACGTCTCCTACCTCAACAAACTGTTTGGCCAG GAGAGAGAGCTGATGCCAGAGGAGTTAGATG AGCTACAGGAGGCCTTTAAGGAATTTGACTACGATGCAGATGGATTCATCCATTACAAAGACATCGCAGACTGCATGAGGACCATGGGCTATATGCCCACAGAGATGGAGCTGATTGAGATCATTCAGCAGatcaaaacaaaat gggGTGGTCACGTAGACTTTGATGATTTCTGCCAGCTAATGGGGCCACGGATGCTGGCTGAGACGGCTCACATGGTCGGGCTCAAGGAGCTGCGCTGTGCCTTCAAACAG TTTGACTGCGATGGTGATGGAAAGATCACGCTGGATGAGCTGAAGGAGGGCATGAAGACCCTGCTGGGGGAGAAGCTGAAGAAAGGCGAACTGGAGGAAATCCTTGGGGACATTGACCTCAACAAAGATGGCAACATTGACTTTGATG agTTTGTTATGATGCTTTCTGCACGATGA